Part of the Nicotiana sylvestris chromosome 2, ASM39365v2, whole genome shotgun sequence genome, AGGAACTACGGTGTATAAAATTAGTAGGAGAAAGGagggaaaaataccaaacatGGTGGAATGCCTTGACGACATGAGGCGTATCAATGAGAGTGAACAATTGGCTCGGAACTTGATGAACTCGTCAAACTCTGACATCCCcggaataaattaaaattaatgacGATTGATTGTTCTCGTTAAGAATAATCAACCCGCATAGACTATAATTCAAAATGAAGCCAGGCCTTGAACGGAATCAGAAGAAGAGAGAGATTAGGGTTGAATTTTCTTAGATTTGGAAGTGGGGAGGTCCTGTTGGGGTTTTCAGGAAATAGGCGTGTAGATAAGCTTTGGGACGGTCTGGGCTTTAACTGGTATGGGTTTGGGTTGGGTTAAGGTTTGAAGGTCCaaacttcgatcgaagattcgacgagttccACGATGATTCGAAGGCAATAAATGACGGATTCGTTATGAGGGGAGGAAGAGGGTACTACGATGTAAATCTGGTATGGATTGGAGGTCAACCGCCGCCGCTGGTGATTTCCGATGAGCGGCGGACAGTGGTGAGAGGAGGGTGTGATAAAGAAGACAATACTATGTTAATGTTCTAAGGTTTTCGGACAGCCTTATGTGATTAGGGTGAGGCTTTGCTAGCCGTTCGATGAAGAGGAATGAAAAGCTTAGATTGATTTGTCTTTAAGAAACTCAAAAAGACGTAGTATTGGCCTGATACTACGTGTTTGAATTGTTTAGGAGACTGAAAAGTTAGACCAGGTTGGGGCATggtttgggctggtttggatggGTTGAAGGGTGCAATTGTTTAGGCTTGAGAGAATTAAAATAAAATGGCCCAAAAATCTAATTCTTTTCTTTCccctttcaaaattctttttaatccctttttcttttttaaaataaataaataaataaagtaaaaCCTAATTTACTTCCTaacccaaattatcctaccaaattaaattaattactcaaaataataCTCACACAACTAACTAAttaccaaattaaaggaaaactacAAAATTCAAAGCTAAAtgcaaaatgagttattttttgtgatttttctatttttgtcaaacaaattaattcactaattaatctaaaatgtaaaattaagtcctaaatgcaactgcaatatattttttgtattttcatgaattaatcAAAATTAAACATGTGCGGACAAGTGCAAGCAATTAGCAAAaagctacaaaaatctacgaatttgcaaataatgggaaaaatttatttttcttgaatttatgggagtaattcacatagggcaaaCATCACGTGCTCACATCCTTCTTTGTAAATGCAGGTACTGGTTGAAGATGTTGGGGAATCCACCCACCCTACACAATTTCAGGGAAGGCAACAACATAGCACATGCTCTGGCGCAACATGGAGTTCACCAAGCCAACATTAACCGGATATATCTAGAAGTACCGGACTATCTTAAAGAAGCTGTGCGTACTGATAAAGAAGGACTCACAGTTATTAGAACTACTACTACTAATACTGCTATACTAAATAATTTGGCCATGCTGGGCAATCCTGTAATGACTTCTTTTGGTTGTACTTCTACTTCTACTAGTATGCCTTCGTCTGCTCCCAATGGGAGAACCAGGCTATGTAATCTCGTTacttaatattaaataaaatgtttctttgccaaaaaaaagaagaagagactaagtgtctcataatactccaaaactactccaaacccGAACAAACCAACATGATACAATGAAatgtagctgaacaacacataagaaagcataaatggggaaaacggagcggtaattcatgaaacgatcggccgggtcgttacaaaggTGAAATCACTTATCTAATATAATGAGTACTATGTTGTTTTTAAGTATATATCTAAAGTTTTCTTTGGAGTAAGAGTTTAGGAATgtttgttatattttcaatgaataaATTAAAGTTAATAAAGTtaatttcattgttaattaatgctaaaaggtaAATTCCTTAATATCCGTGAAAACAgtcaaaaaatcaattaaagttaTCCTCAACTTTAATACGTCAACAATAGTAAATACATACTTGAAATATATTTCTTTAATCACCTACTAAATATAATGTACCTTTATTCGAAAACAAAAAAAGCTTTTTGTCAATGTTGGGGAATCCACCCACCCTACACAATTTCAGGGAAGGCAACAACATAGCACATGCTGTGGCGCAACATGGAGTTCACCAAGCCAACATTAACCAGATATATCTAGAAGCATCGGGCTATCTTAAAGAAGCTGTGCGTACTGATAAAGAAGGACTCACAGTTATTAGAACTACTACTACTAATACTGCTATACTAAATAATTTGGTCATGCTGGACAATCCTGTAATGACTTCTTTTGGTTGTACTTCTACTTCTACTAGTATGCCTTCGTCTGCTCCCAATGGAAGAACCAGGCTATGTAATCTCGTTacttaatattaaataaaatgtttctttgccaaaaaaaagaagaagagactaagtgtctcataatactccaaaactactccaaacccGAACAAACCAACATGATACAATGAAatgtagctgaacaacacataagaaagcataaatggggaaaacggagcggtaactcatgaaacgatcggtcgggtcgttacaaaggtGCAATCACTTATCTAATATAATGAGTACTATGTTGTGTTTAAGTATATATCTAAAGTTTTCTTTGGAGTAAGAGTTTAGGAATgtttgttatattttcaatgaataaattaaaattaataaagttaatttcattgttaattaatgctaaaaggtaAATTCCTTAATATCCGTGAAAACAgtcaaaaaatcaattaaagttaTCCTCAACTTTAATACGTCAACAATAGTAAATACATACTTGAAATATATTTCTTTAATCACCTACTAAATATAATTTACCTTTATTCGAAAACAAAAAAAGCTTTTTgtcacaaccccccccccccaagggtgtgtttggtatggaggaaaatattttttaatttttccatATTTgtttggcttaaatattttggaaaaatattttcctccaattgaaggaaaatgttttcccaattaagagaagggaaaatatttttcaaaacttttttACAACATTCTCACCTCATTCCTTACCCCCACCAATCCACCAACCCACTTACCCACCCTCACCCCGCCCCACCTTTTTTTTATGTTCAAACTATATTGTGTAGGCCTCCAGTTGATACTTGAAAACACAAAACtaaaaaagacaaataaaaaCATTAATAACTATCACGACTTTCATTTCTACAAAATGAATATTTTCTTTTCACGATGTAGAAAAAggtatttttatttcatttcaacaaaataagtactttatttttatgtcgagaaaaagtactttctttttcaaccaaaaaaagtATTTTCTATTTAGTTATGAAGCACAAATTTCAACGTTATTTTTACATAAAAAGTAAATTAAAGCAACACATTAGTTCCTTTGGGTTTATGTGAATTGttaaaagaataattaaattctttGAAGAAAATAGAGTCTTGAAAATATTGGGTATTTTTTTGGGGGAGGGGGGAAGGGGGGAAGGAACATATGAAACAAGGGAAAAAGGGTCCTGGGCgaggagagtagcataaaaaaatattttctactctctaaccaaatactagaaaatatttttcgaaaaaaaattcACTCACTAATCGAACAaagaaaaataagtgataaaactacttatttttcatagaaatattttttgtgataaacaTTTTCCTTCCTACCAAACACACCCCAAGTCTGATGTATTTGTTTGATAGTTTTTGCATAAAAAATTACAGGTTTTCCCCCAAAACTTTGAATCTACAGTATTTCTCCAGTTTTTAAAAATTCCTAAAAGCTGATTTTTAAGTTTAATAAAAGTTAGGTCTATACCTCAAAATTGTATATGCTCCTCCTCGCACTTTCTTGTCCATTTGAAAAGTTGGGTTCTCAAACTTCGATTTCCAGGTTTTCTCCTCTTCCTCCACAACTATGCTCTCTTATGCATTCTTCAATTTGTTCGTTTCGCTTTATTTGGCTGCCTCGTTGATGTGTTACTTTTGCCTGTAGTGAATTGTGTTTGAATCTGTGCGATAATTTTACAGCTTCTCCTACTCGATTTCAGTCTAATTATGAAATTGTGTTTTGCTTTATTCAAGCATTTAGGGTAGAGAAGTAAGAGAGCTTTTCGATTTTTTCTTCTTGGATATCTTAGGTcttttttttgggttatttttccaTAGATTGTTTTTGGTCTATAATATTGcttgcatacacactaccctccccagacccacttgtgggattacactaggtttgttgttgttgttgttacaaagatttttgggcaTCTACTCTTGCCACTAAATCTTAGAACTGAAACCTGTATTACCAATTCAATCTACTTGCCTGATTAAATTAACTAGATTTCCATATTATTGTCTGTTATAACTTGGTGTAGATAATTGATTGTGGTATTGTTATAATTTAATTTGGCAGTAAATTGGTGTCCTGGTTGTAGGGTTCCTAATAAATGTTATGCTGCTTTATGTATTAACCTtcagtttcttttggagtgatagCACTTACTAAGTTAAGTAAGTAAATTGTCGAAGAAGATGTAACAAGGAGCAAAAGGCAAAAGGATAACAATAAGAGAGTAGAATATAGCTGGAACATGTTAAAATCTATGTGGGAATTTTCTATTTTGGTGGATGCTGGTGCTTTTCGTAGATACTAGTAGATATGTACACATTGCACAGGATGCATTTCTTCGAAGGAGATGGATGTGCAATAGGTATAGTCTATAGAACTCAAGAAGGTCTAAATGAACTATCACCTTAATCCAAATTCAGCCACTAAATGTTGCTCCGAAACTTTGATTAATCAGTCAGGGTGTTCTTAAATGTCTTTGATCTGTCTCAATTTTCTACAGGtgacagaaaaggaaaaaggCAAAGTTAGACTGAGTTATTGTTTGAATTCCTTGTTTCATACTAAGAAACAAAAATGCATTTCATTTTATATTAAACAGAAAAGATCATTCTTATTTCTTTTCTACGTTTTTCAAAAAGCATGGCTGTAATAAAATGCTTGTTAGATATACCAACCTTGTCTGCTCCGTGCTTAGCATGTCAAAGATTTGTTCCTTGGAATTTTGATCTTCCAAAATCAGCCTCTACTTATTACATATGTTCTCTTTTCATGATGTTATATATTTCCACTGTATTCACCTTATTCATTGAGTATCCTATACCCCTAAAAGTTTTGTGGTCCGCTAACCTATACTACAATTGCAAACTGAGAGATGCAAGTATATGCGCTAGGCTTGGTTTCTGCGTGGTACCAATAAGGGAAACTGATATTGTACTCTGTACTATCAGAGTGTTCTAACTTAATCTTTTTTATTCTTGTAATGTCACCGAGAAGGAAATATGGATTATATATTAGTTGCAAGTATGGTATGTAGTATCAGCAATCACTTAGTCAGAGTTTAGAGGGCTAGGGGATGGGACGTGACCTGTTTAGTGCTTATTTTGGTGTATACTGGATTGTGAGAATTGTAAGATTATCTGGTCTAAATGGTTGTGGCTTGATGTAGATGCAACATGCAGGCCGTGACTGTTGTTCTTGTGGAGGATACTGGGAAAAGGAGATGAGAGTAAAAGAGTTCCTTGATAGAGTTTCTGTATTTGGTGGTGAAAGAAAATAGATGAGCGTATTTCTTCATCCTTTAAGAATCTGGAGTCAATTTTGTTTGAGAGGAACATCACAAGTGTGAAGAACTAGATTCCTTTTGGTGAAAAGATCTTGGCACGCTGATCTTCGTTTTCCTTCTTTAGTCATTCCTTTTACCTTCTGTTTTACGTTGACTAATTGaagaaaaataagataaaaacacTCAAATGGGTGTCAGCTTTGTCGTATGCTTCATTTGTGGTTTACTCTAGGTTAGCAAATTTGCAGAATGGCTGCTCTTAATTTTTGAAGATGAATAAATGAACATTTAAGAGACAATGGCTTATATTTCATTTTCCTTTGGTAAATAATCCTTCAACTAATTATAGTATATGCAAATTAAATTTTTATATTCTGGTTCAAAACAGTTTCGAGATTACTTTGAATCATAACTGATGTGTGGTAACTGATCTGAAATTTTATCGTCTCCAGTGAAGTTTAGTAGTTTGAGGTGACAAGAGAATGACAAAGAAGCGAGAAGTAGAAGATAGCATGGTGGCTGAAGAGGCAAGCCCAAAACGGCAGAAGGTAATAGAGCATTCTTCTCCCTCTCTTGCACCAACTGCTTTCGAGAATCCACTTCTTCCACTTGCatcttatgatgatgatgatgaagacgatgaggaTGATGGAAGGAGAGGACACATTGCCGAGCAAGTCATAAATAATGGTGGAAACAAGGAGCTAAATGGCTACTCATCCGACGAGGAAGAAGATGAGGATGATGAGTATCATGGTAGAAGCCAAGGGAAGCGAAATCGTGCAATTGAAATTCGGAGGGACTGCCCTTATCTTGATACTGTAAATAGACAGGTAGCCTCCTGATTCAGTTTTTCTGGAACAGGTTTATCTATCCTAATTTAGACTGCACAAATTTCTAGACTGAAATTTTATATCTAGTGGTGAAATTATGAAATTTTACATTGCACAGCGAAATTGCGACACTTTTCATCCTTTTGGTGCTGAAGTTCTGATATGCTTCTCCATTCGTTACTTTGGTTTTAAAATCTCTTCGTTCTGTTTCTTTAGGGACAATAGCTTGATGCTTTTGGGACTCTTAAAGTGTCTGATACTAATTCCTTTTTAAAAAGGGTGTCTTGTAGTAATTGAGGGCCaaactttttctttttgttggatTTGATGCATTTATATTGACTGCATCAGTAAAACACATTTGGTTTAGCTCATGTGTCAAGACTGATGGCTCACTCtatctctctcttctttttttccttctctGTATATCCCCTTTTATATATTTGTCTAATTTTGCAGGTATTGGATTTTGACTTTGAGAAATTTTGCTCGGTCTCTCTCACAAATTTAAATGTGTATGCATGTTTAGTTTGTGGGAAGTATTTCCAAGGAAGGGGCCCTAAATCCCATGCATATACACACAGTCTTGAAGCAGGGCACCATGTGTATATCAATTTACGAACAGAGAAAGTTTATTGTCTTCCTGATGGATATGAAGTCATAGATCCATCGCTTGATGACATTATACACGTGCTGAATCCAAGGTTTGGCGCAACTTACTCTGGACTGCCGCCATTTCTTGCATTGTGTAGTTATATTTCCCCTGCATCTATAAGCTGGTAATCCTTTCTTTGAAAAGATTACTGTGATTCACCATGTTGTTTGTTTGGTATTTATTTGACAGATTTAATGGGGAGCAGGTTGAACAACTTGATAAGAGCCGACAATGGTCCAGAGCACTTGATGGGTCTGATTATCTTCCTGGAACGGTAATAAACTTCTTTATGCTGCATTTATTTGTTTAGTATATAAGTGTTCAAGTTACTATGTCTCTTTTAGTCTAGATGCTAATCTTTTGGTTCTGGGGCATACGTTAGATTGGGCTGAATAACATCAAGGAGACTGATTTTGTCAATGTCACGATTCAGTCTTTGATGCGAGTAACTCCCTTGAGAAACTTCTTTCTTATCCCTGAAAATTATCAACACAGTAGATCTCCTCTTGTTCATCGATTTGGAGAGCTCACCCGAAAGATTTGGCATGCACGGAACTTTAAGGGACAGGTGCATACCAGCATTGGTGAATTCCACTTTGTCTGTTCGTCATGGTTTTCTTATTTCAACTAATGTTTGTGCAGGTGAGTCCGCATGAGTTCTTGCAAGCAGTTATGAAAGCTAGTAAAAAACGTTTTCGGATAGGTGCACAGTCTGACCCTGTTGAATTTATGTCATGGCTTCTGAATACCCTTCACGCCGAGCTTAGAACTTCCAAAAAAGGCAGTAGCATAATCCACCGGTGCTTTCAGGTTTGCTGCAACAGATAACTgtcttcaacattttcaaatatACTTGTGGGTTGTTATGGTAATATGCGATACTTTTTGTATAGGGGGAATTGGAGGTTGTGAAAGAGATGCATAGTAGACCTATTACGGAGAAGAGGGAGAATGGGGATGCCCCGAATAATGGCAATGGGGAAGATGGTCAACATGGATCTCACAATATTGCCATGGAAAGTAGCAGAATGCCTTTCTTAATGCTTGGACTCGATCTGCCACCCCCTCCTCTTTTTAAAGATGTCATGGAAAAGAATATTATTCCCCAGGTTTGTTTTTTCAAGTTTAAAATTGTTATTGTTAATTCATTGGAAATGTTTTgccttcttttcttgttctttttttttccctCCTCGAGGATTCGTGGAGAATGGTGGTCATCATATGTGACTTTTTTCATCCCCTTTACCTGGCCATTCTGAATGTATTATTGTTCTAATACGTTATGCGCATGCAGAAATGCAAGTGTCTAGATGTCAGCTAGAAAATGTGAAAGTGCGAGTTGTTCTTTGAGAAATATTTTGCACTTGAAAAAAAGTTCTCCAAGTTCGTTTATCGAGTGTTGTAGAGTTTAAATGGATTTTTGAGTGATCTGAGGTGAAATGAAATTTTATGTAGATGTGCCAAAATTTTGGGTTAACTACGGAGAGTTTCCTTTCTACTTGGTTAAAGCTCAAGAATTTCTCTGTAGTTTAAATAAGGAGAAGCTCCTCTCTTCTAGTTTAGATAGTTCATTCACTTGATATTAGTTACTACTACAATTTAGAATGATATCTGCAAGAACAACTATTTTACTGACGTTATTCTCACGATGCAGTTATCTTCATGCAATAAATCATTGGCCATTACACAAATGTAGGGTTCTTGAAAGTATAGCTGTGTTATCCTGGCCCTATTGTGATCTTTGGTCTACTGACTAATTTTTCGTGAGTTAAATATCTTGATAGTTCTGGATGTTGGTCTTGTGTTTTGGGGAGGGAGGACACACTAAGAAAGAGAGGTAGAGTATGAGAGCACACTAAGAAAGAGAGGTAGAGTATGAGAgcaaagaaatgaaatgagaggaGGAGGTAAGGACTGGGAAAACAGAAAATGAAGTGTATGGAAAAAAAAAGGAGTAAATAGAAGAAGAATAAGGAAATGATTTCTCCCTCTCAACTCCCACTAAGGGAATAGCAGTTGATAAAAAATATTCAGGGCATCATACAATTTTCGTTTAATGCCCTTCACTTGGTCTTTGTCAACAAGGGAGGTATTTTGTCATTCTTTGAGTTGGAGGTGGGATCTCTTGAATTTTATTAACTAGAGGGGAATATGCTTGTTGGTGATACAGTTTGATAATTACGGTGTAGATGCCTATTTGCACATATTCATGATCTATTTCTGCTCTCTTTTGGTGGTTGTTTTTTCATCTTTTTAGCTTCGCAAAGTAGATTAGAGGCTATTCATCCATCGATTCTATTCAATGTGTCTAACAAGTTCTTCAAACTTAATGAAACACCTGCTTTTGAACTTTGTCTAATATGGTTCACGAATTTTGGAAACTTTAATCTCTTGAATGTTGACCTCATTATCTACATCCTTTTACCGTATGATGCATCTCAAGTTTGTACTTAAATTGATTTTTGTAAATTGCAGGTACCATTATTCAACATACTTAAGAAGTTTGACGGTGAAACTGTGACTGAAGTTGTAAGGCCTCGTATAGCGAGGATGAGATACCGTGTAACAAAATTGCCGCAGTATCTAATTCTCCACATGCGAAGGTTTACAAAGAACAATTTCTTTATGGAGAAAAATCCGACACTTGGTGAGTACTCATATTGATATTATCCTCGAATTGAATGAAATTACCAAAACATCTAACTCATAGTGAATGTAGAAGCCTTGTCAAAACTACAGCTTTGTCATTAATATCCCCTCCTCCAATGGACTTAAAAGCCTCGTCAGTACTCCTGCTAGCTCGCCAGTACCCCTTCACCCACATAGCTTCCCCCACCCAAAAGAAGGAAATTTGGTAATAGGGAAACAATAATCCCAGAATTAAAGGAAGAAGAAGACTGCCTGAGTTGCCTATCAGATTAAAAGTCCGTTTCTCCAAAGATGTCATAGGAATACTAGTCCATTTTTGTGAAATATCTGTGGTTTTTCACTCATACTGTCAAATTCTCATCCCTCAAATTGATTTTTTTGGTTGGACATGGTACCAAGCTGTTCTATTCAAGCCCTGGTTCTGCTACCCATCTAGCATATACTAGACCTTACTGTAGATTAGGATGTCGCTTAGCCTCTTTTACAATTTGAATATCAGTAAATAGTAAATACTTCTTCTGAGGGGTGGGTGGCAGGGCGGAGCAAGGAGTTTGAAGTTCTAGCTTTTGTTAGTTTGAAGCTTTGGTTTATATTGCTTGTTAGAATTGTTCTTTCTGATTCCAAATTCTCCACTTACGGGCGTTTAAGGAGGGGGATGGGGAGACGAGGGATGTGGGGTTTAGTGTTCTAGGTTCACTTTCTGCTGGATCAGTGGTGTGTAATTTCTTTTTCCTGATCAAAATATCTTTTTATTTTGCTTGTTAGAGAGTCCACTTGCGCTGTGTCCTCCACACAGGAGAAGGCA contains:
- the LOC104247777 gene encoding uncharacterized protein yields the protein MTKKREVEDSMVAEEASPKRQKVIEHSSPSLAPTAFENPLLPLASYDDDDEDDEDDGRRGHIAEQVINNGGNKELNGYSSDEEEDEDDEYHGRSQGKRNRAIEIRRDCPYLDTVNRQVLDFDFEKFCSVSLTNLNVYACLVCGKYFQGRGPKSHAYTHSLEAGHHVYINLRTEKVYCLPDGYEVIDPSLDDIIHVLNPRFNGEQVEQLDKSRQWSRALDGSDYLPGTIGLNNIKETDFVNVTIQSLMRVTPLRNFFLIPENYQHSRSPLVHRFGELTRKIWHARNFKGQVSPHEFLQAVMKASKKRFRIGAQSDPVEFMSWLLNTLHAELRTSKKGSSIIHRCFQGELEVVKEMHSRPITEKRENGDAPNNGNGEDGQHGSHNIAMESSRMPFLMLGLDLPPPPLFKDVMEKNIIPQVPLFNILKKFDGETVTEVVRPRIARMRYRVTKLPQYLILHMRRFTKNNFFMEKNPTLVNFPVKNLELKDYIPLPAPKENEKLRSKYDLIANIVHDGKPGEGSYRVFVQRKSEELWYEMQDLHVSETLPQMVALSEAYMQIYEQHQL